One genomic segment of Streptomyces sp. RerS4 includes these proteins:
- a CDS encoding oxygenase MpaB family protein, with the protein MGLTTATIAAELEAAGKVGDPKADQLVSDLIDNKEIDGVNALFRTIGTLKPDPDLSALPPRLAEFLKEASAPPPDWSEADVKAAESFFAHHHGEVSMLQGTVGLIGTYLSPTGAFTLRSTGRLGGVEGPGRRLSQSSRLFIDMGNKNAMRDGTLAANVTKVRLVHASVRQLHKKSGEWDYAKWGEPVSQKYTTGAACVFSTQILQAMERLGLDVSKDDARGFMCAWHYVNHYLGTPEKWLLPKDPDEVARLWNQERDKEWKKTDDGVFMTKQAVDFYKKFYPPGAHDAFIAMVRHALTDKYADMAGLPKSVLGAAADPLSAGHRLVSGVGGGLLGGGAKKAVGVNPYKEIIGIASKGFNEVQKYALTHDQDDQPQMHQELHDNR; encoded by the coding sequence GTGGGACTGACGACAGCCACGATCGCCGCGGAGCTGGAAGCGGCGGGCAAGGTCGGTGACCCGAAGGCCGACCAACTCGTCTCCGACCTGATCGACAACAAGGAGATCGACGGCGTCAACGCCCTCTTCCGCACCATCGGCACCCTCAAGCCCGACCCCGACCTTTCCGCCCTGCCGCCGCGGCTGGCGGAGTTCCTCAAGGAGGCCTCGGCGCCGCCGCCGGACTGGTCGGAGGCGGACGTCAAGGCGGCGGAGAGCTTCTTCGCCCACCACCACGGCGAAGTGTCCATGCTCCAGGGCACCGTCGGCCTGATCGGCACCTACCTCTCCCCCACGGGTGCGTTCACCCTGCGTTCCACCGGCCGACTCGGCGGGGTGGAAGGGCCGGGGCGGCGCCTGTCGCAGTCCTCGCGCCTGTTCATCGACATGGGCAACAAGAACGCGATGCGGGACGGCACCCTCGCCGCGAACGTCACCAAGGTCCGTCTCGTCCACGCCTCCGTACGGCAACTCCACAAGAAGAGCGGGGAGTGGGACTACGCCAAGTGGGGCGAGCCGGTCTCCCAGAAGTACACCACCGGCGCCGCCTGCGTCTTCTCCACCCAGATCCTCCAGGCCATGGAGCGCCTCGGCCTCGACGTGTCCAAGGACGACGCCCGCGGCTTCATGTGTGCCTGGCATTACGTCAACCACTACCTCGGCACGCCCGAGAAGTGGTTGCTGCCCAAGGACCCCGATGAGGTCGCGCGGTTGTGGAACCAGGAACGCGACAAGGAGTGGAAGAAGACCGACGACGGCGTCTTCATGACCAAGCAGGCCGTCGACTTCTACAAGAAGTTCTATCCGCCGGGCGCCCACGACGCGTTCATCGCCATGGTCCGCCACGCTCTGACCGACAAGTACGCCGACATGGCCGGCCTGCCGAAGAGCGTCCTGGGTGCAGCCGCCGATCCCCTGTCCGCCGGCCACCGCCTGGTCAGCGGCGTCGGCGGCGGTCTGCTCGGTGGCGGCGCCAAGAAGGCCGTCGGGGTGAATCCGTACAAGGAGATCATCGGGATCGCTTCCAAGGGGTTCAACGAGGTCCAGAAGTACGCCCTCACCCACGACCAGGACGACCAGCCCCAGATGCACCAGGAGCTCCACGACAACCGCTGA
- a CDS encoding SMI1/KNR4 family protein, producing the protein MARFDEVKTAFWSDGDEGVQPPLTEEAVREAEHVLGVTLPAALLELLRVRNGGLVDDGLDAFPTGQATSWSEDHVPFEGLMGIGRCGRTISLLDTPYLLDEWKLPSPIVLLSGDGHCWIGLDYRRCGPTGEPAVTWFDAETGAELKLAGDFTAFIEGLTPSSAFADNEGASTPAR; encoded by the coding sequence ATGGCTCGATTCGATGAGGTCAAGACAGCGTTCTGGAGCGACGGCGATGAGGGCGTCCAACCGCCTCTCACGGAGGAAGCGGTGCGGGAGGCCGAGCACGTGCTCGGCGTGACGCTGCCTGCCGCGTTGCTTGAGCTCCTTCGCGTCCGGAATGGTGGCCTCGTGGATGATGGCCTCGACGCGTTCCCGACTGGTCAAGCCACGTCGTGGAGTGAAGATCACGTGCCTTTCGAGGGCCTGATGGGCATCGGTCGGTGCGGGCGGACGATCTCGTTGCTCGACACCCCGTACCTGCTCGACGAGTGGAAGCTGCCGTCGCCGATCGTGCTGCTCTCCGGCGACGGGCACTGCTGGATCGGTCTCGACTACCGACGTTGTGGCCCGACCGGTGAGCCGGCGGTTACCTGGTTCGATGCCGAAACAGGCGCGGAACTCAAACTGGCCGGTGACTTCACGGCATTTATCGAGGGCCTCACTCCGAGCAGCGCCTTCGCCGATAATGAGGGCGCCTCGACACCCGCTCGATGA
- a CDS encoding NAD(P)/FAD-dependent oxidoreductase — translation MNKPESAGHDYDVVISGAGLAGSAAAILLARRGARVALLERRSDPAAYKVVCTHSIHAGAHPVLDELGLVPALEKAGAIRNHSRWYTRWGWIEPRAAPTGPGLPYGYNIRRSVLDPLIRSHAEGTPGVDLLLGHHVTGLVRETGRTVGVRASTPQGEREIRARLVVGADGKDSAVAKLAGLPARSYENDRFAYLAQFRDLPLRGGADHAWFLEPDMAYGFSNDDGVTVIAVVLDKKRLPAFREDLEASFLDFVRALPEAPAIDSAERITKIVGMVNYPLITRKPTAPGVALIGDAALTGDPLWGVGCGWALQTAKWLEEAVASAVTGRGDLDGSLVVYERRQRRRLRPHQHLAIDFAKARPFNRIERLMFSAAARDEAMARHMHRFASRLIGPLRFVNPATLAKAWAVNLKHRGGSRCHPRTSHTRGHSTVIGERG, via the coding sequence ATGAACAAGCCCGAGAGCGCGGGACACGACTACGACGTCGTCATCAGCGGAGCCGGTCTCGCCGGCAGCGCCGCGGCGATCCTGCTCGCACGGCGCGGTGCCCGCGTCGCACTGCTCGAACGCCGCTCCGATCCCGCCGCGTACAAGGTGGTCTGCACCCACTCCATTCACGCCGGCGCCCACCCGGTGCTGGACGAACTCGGCCTCGTCCCCGCCCTCGAAAAGGCGGGAGCCATCCGCAACCACTCCCGCTGGTACACCCGCTGGGGATGGATCGAGCCGAGGGCCGCGCCGACGGGCCCCGGATTACCGTACGGGTACAACATCCGGCGCAGCGTCCTCGACCCGTTGATCCGGTCCCATGCGGAGGGGACCCCTGGCGTCGATCTCCTCCTCGGCCACCACGTGACCGGGCTGGTCCGGGAAACCGGACGCACCGTGGGGGTGCGGGCCTCGACACCACAGGGCGAGCGCGAGATACGGGCCCGCCTCGTGGTCGGCGCCGACGGCAAGGACTCGGCCGTGGCCAAGCTCGCCGGGCTGCCCGCTCGGTCGTACGAGAACGATCGCTTCGCCTACCTCGCCCAGTTCCGCGACCTTCCGCTGCGCGGCGGGGCCGATCACGCCTGGTTCCTGGAGCCCGACATGGCGTACGGGTTCTCGAACGACGACGGGGTGACGGTCATCGCGGTGGTCCTGGACAAAAAGCGGCTGCCGGCCTTTCGGGAAGACCTGGAGGCCAGCTTCCTCGACTTCGTGCGTGCCCTGCCCGAGGCACCGGCCATCGACTCCGCCGAGCGCATCACGAAGATCGTCGGCATGGTCAACTACCCGCTCATCACCCGCAAGCCGACCGCCCCGGGCGTCGCGCTCATCGGCGACGCCGCGCTGACCGGCGATCCCCTGTGGGGAGTGGGATGCGGGTGGGCCCTCCAGACCGCGAAATGGTTGGAGGAGGCGGTCGCCTCGGCCGTAACCGGTCGCGGGGACCTCGACGGGTCGCTCGTGGTGTACGAACGCCGCCAGCGACGCCGGCTGCGCCCGCACCAGCACCTGGCCATCGACTTCGCCAAGGCACGGCCGTTCAATCGCATCGAACGGCTGATGTTCTCGGCGGCAGCGCGCGACGAGGCGATGGCGCGGCACATGCACCGGTTCGCATCCCGGCTCATCGGTCCCCTGCGCTTCGTGAACCCCGCGACGCTGGCCAAGGCCTGGGCCGTCAACCTCAAGCATCGCGGGGGGTCACGATGCCACCCGCGGACCTCTCACACACGGGGTCACTCCACGGTGATCGGTGAGCGGGGGTGA
- a CDS encoding polysaccharide lyase, with translation MTHRRSFPVVPAALVLALLGLVLPAASAEAAPTWTLRWAPDPASTGLRAFESVEDDRANSHPAGAPHIKVAGSAYRFDMHMIDRDTSTDRQRQEVTGNRTSSSAYLQWRRGETWRVTYSMYIPSTLKATTTFTHIMQTKQPGTGTSPITVTSLRRVNGVQTIEHKVFAGDILVGRTNLEPLQNKWIDIEYEMKIGDGTAGSVRWVVKSGGTTVVDATKTGVDTFLADRVRPKWGIYRSLGDTSGSLRDSYLLLRDMRAYQLTSG, from the coding sequence ATGACGCATCGGCGTTCGTTCCCGGTCGTGCCGGCCGCGCTCGTACTGGCCTTGCTCGGACTCGTCCTTCCCGCCGCCTCCGCCGAGGCCGCCCCGACGTGGACCCTCCGCTGGGCGCCGGACCCCGCCTCGACCGGACTGCGCGCGTTCGAGAGCGTCGAGGACGACCGCGCGAACTCGCACCCCGCGGGCGCGCCCCACATCAAGGTCGCGGGAAGCGCCTATCGCTTTGACATGCACATGATTGACCGTGACACCTCCACCGACCGCCAGCGCCAGGAGGTCACCGGCAACCGGACCTCGTCCTCCGCCTACCTCCAGTGGCGGCGCGGCGAGACCTGGCGCGTGACGTACTCGATGTACATCCCGAGCACGCTGAAGGCCACGACGACGTTCACCCACATCATGCAGACCAAGCAACCGGGCACCGGCACCTCGCCGATCACGGTCACCTCGCTGCGCCGTGTCAACGGGGTGCAGACCATCGAGCACAAGGTCTTCGCCGGTGACATCCTGGTCGGCCGGACGAACCTGGAGCCGCTGCAGAACAAGTGGATCGACATCGAATACGAGATGAAGATCGGCGACGGGACGGCCGGCTCCGTGCGCTGGGTGGTCAAGAGCGGCGGCACGACGGTCGTCGACGCGACCAAGACGGGCGTGGACACCTTCCTGGCCGACCGGGTGCGGCCCAAGTGGGGCATCTACCGCTCGCTGGGCGACACCTCGGGCTCCCTGCGCGACAGCTACCTACTGCTCCGCGACATGCGCGCGTACCAACTCACCAGCGGATAG